One window of Stigmatopora nigra isolate UIUO_SnigA chromosome 14, RoL_Snig_1.1, whole genome shotgun sequence genomic DNA carries:
- the stard14 gene encoding START domain containing 14 encodes MSFKSIIPDSEAFNDFKNQCLTTDNWQERYNKGNLQIWMEVSKDKGEGIGPKVHKIKCKNTIKDVSAATMYDVIHDSKYRKQWDKVMVESHDIARVSDCADIGYYAWKCPKPIKNRDVVTLRTWQVTDDDYVVINFSVKHPEYPPKKGLVRAVSILTGYYVKPTGPNSCIFIYLSQADPRGSLPKWLVRKASEVLAPKVLKDVHMAGQKYHDWKAKVENHPEYKPWLFPAQCSLPRIDPSILAIQRCDSLENVDESGAQEQNAESQE; translated from the exons ATGTCTTTTAAAAGCATAATACCGGACAGCGAAGCGTTCAATGACTTCAAAAATCAATGTTTGACGACAGACAATTGGCAGGAGAGGTATAACAAGGGGAACTTACAGATCTGGATGGAGGTTTCCAAGGACAAAGGGGAAGGCATAGGGCCCAAAGTGCATAAGATCAAG tgtAAAAACACCATCAAAGATGTCTCGGCAGCGACCATGTATGACGTCATCCATGACAGCAAGTACCGTAAGCAATGGGATAAAGTCATGGTGGAGAGCCACGACATTGCCAGGGTCTCTGATTGCGCCGACATTGGCTACTACGCGT GGAAATGTCCCAAGCCCATCAAGAATCGAGACGTGGTGACACTACGTACTTGGCAAGTGACGGATGATGACTACGTGGTCATCAACTTCTCCGTAAAACATCCG GaatatccccccaaaaaggGCCTGGTGAGAGCCGTTTCCATCCTGACCGGCTATTACGTCAAGCCCACTGGGCCCAATAGCTGCATTTTTATATATCTCTCGCAAGCTGACCCAAGGG GCTCGCTTCCAAAGTGGCTTGTGAGAAAAGCTTCCGAAGTTCTGGCGCCGAAG GTGCTGAAGGATGTGCACATGGCAGGTCAAAAGTACCACGATTGGAAGGCTAAAGTTGAAAACCACCCTGAGTATAAGCCCTGGCTCTTCCCCGCACAGTGCTCTTTGCCCCGGATTGACCCGTCCATACTGGCCATCCAGCGGTGCGACTCACTGGAGAACGTGGACGAAAGCGGTGCACAGGAACAAAACGCCGAATCTCAGGAATAA
- the pdzd11 gene encoding PDZ domain-containing protein 11: MDQKIPYDDYQLPVVFLPSYENPPAWIPPQERIRHPDYNNELTQFLPRTVVLKKPPGAQLGFNIRGGKASQLGIFISKVVPNSDAQRAGLQEGDQVLSVNEVDFQDIEHSRAVEILKTAREILMRVRFFPYNYQRQKERTVH; this comes from the exons ATGGATCAGAAGATTCCTTATGACGACTACCAGCTCCCAGTTGTCTTCCTGCCCTCTTACGAGAACCCACCAGCATGGATTCCTCCTCAAGAG CGGATTCGCCACCCTGACTACAACAACGAGTTGACCCAGTTCTTGCCTCGCACGGTGGTCTTAAAGAAACCCCCTGGAGCTCAACTGGGCTTCAACATCCGTGGCGGCAAAGCCTCGCAACTGGGAATCTTCATATCTAAG GTGGTTCCGAACTCTGACGCCCAGCGAGCAGGACTCCAGGAAGGAGACCAAGTTCTTTCCGTTAACGAGGTGGACTTCCAAGACATAGAACATTCCAGA GCCGTGGAAATCCTCAAGACTGCCCGTGAAATCCTGATGAGGGTCCGCTTCTTCCCTTACA ATTACCAGAGGCAGAAGGAGAGGACCGTTCACTAG